The Raoultibacter phocaeensis genome includes a window with the following:
- a CDS encoding ParA family protein, which translates to MGLFDGLKREKKAAETIPSENEDESQSSIVDQSVQEIDIEDVEVVERDVSRETIEPAPHKPMKTYKEKDPVKHVIGQTKVLAIINQKGGVGKSTTAINLSAALGEMGKQVLLIDLDPQGNSSSGLGIEKSQVEHCIYDVLLNQTPVEEVIIPDVCEGLDVIPATINLAGAEVELVSEMARENRLKDAVGSLRGKYDFIFIDCPPSLGLLTVNALVAADKLLIPIQCEFYALEGVTKLLDSMKRVKSLLNPSLDIYGVLLTMYDGRTTLSRQVVDEVRSYFGKTVFDTLVPRTVKLSEAPSYGLPITQYDPTGKGAQSYIELAKEVIHRG; encoded by the coding sequence GTGGGCTTATTCGATGGTCTTAAACGGGAAAAAAAGGCAGCAGAGACTATCCCATCTGAAAATGAAGACGAATCTCAAAGCTCCATAGTCGACCAGTCGGTTCAGGAAATCGATATTGAGGATGTCGAGGTGGTAGAGCGCGATGTTTCACGTGAAACAATCGAGCCAGCACCGCACAAGCCTATGAAGACGTACAAAGAGAAAGATCCAGTAAAACACGTGATTGGCCAGACGAAGGTTCTCGCAATAATCAATCAAAAAGGTGGCGTCGGGAAGTCGACGACTGCCATCAATCTTTCTGCAGCGCTGGGCGAGATGGGCAAACAGGTGCTTTTGATCGACTTAGACCCGCAGGGGAATTCCTCAAGCGGGTTGGGAATCGAAAAAAGCCAGGTAGAACACTGCATTTACGATGTGCTTCTCAATCAGACTCCCGTTGAGGAAGTGATTATTCCCGACGTGTGCGAGGGTTTGGATGTAATTCCTGCAACGATAAACCTTGCCGGCGCAGAAGTCGAACTCGTGTCGGAGATGGCACGAGAGAACAGGTTGAAAGACGCCGTCGGCTCGCTGCGCGGTAAATACGACTTCATATTCATCGACTGCCCGCCTTCGCTTGGTTTGCTTACCGTCAATGCCCTAGTTGCTGCGGATAAACTCCTCATCCCCATACAATGCGAGTTCTATGCACTCGAAGGCGTGACAAAACTTCTCGATTCGATGAAACGTGTCAAAAGCCTGCTTAATCCGAGTTTGGATATCTATGGCGTCCTTCTCACCATGTACGACGGCCGCACCACGCTTTCCCGCCAGGTAGTCGACGAAGTGAGATCGTATTTTGGGAAAACGGTTTTCGATACGCTTGTCCCCCGTACTGTCAAGCTTTCAGAAGCGCCGAGTTACGGATTGCCTATCACACAGTACGACCCAACGGGCAAAGGAGCCCAATCTTATATAGAACTTGCTAAGGAAGTGATTCACCGTGGCTAA
- a CDS encoding LemA family protein, which yields MGRKNKHTKLSHAAHIKRHTEGTSNELSFSVLDAAKNAADAEEGRDAKAHVPRFGGIPLFTLPGKKKPPTTPQKDELIALSSRGPVGMAGQPTPSLPVASEPAASAARPKYEPPVDEIARRKTRRRVRNGLAIAAAVVIVGALAATGASFLYKEYTAHTERVSNLDRALADLTSASEITVEMDAIITAEVDDQTAEKTAAVKDRLGEAIALLDSAEASLVAAESDSNPPQEKEAVIRARAAIEARRVMIEQGPTLMDAALAATQAAGTVEAAWAQVIGADKVAREAADLIADTTMENVQASRDKSVEANELFAGALSQLWTAADQYPSTDLSDQIAYVEKRIAAMEHAIASDDAILAYNKEEAATQNDAYNAVDAEAAELAKTLPDNPSESVRSAYLRETEQASKVYGEARLKAETADSFINDYLGSNGK from the coding sequence ATGGGTCGCAAGAACAAGCATACGAAACTGTCGCACGCCGCGCATATCAAACGGCATACCGAAGGTACGTCCAACGAGCTGTCGTTCAGCGTGCTCGACGCCGCTAAAAACGCTGCGGATGCGGAGGAAGGGCGCGATGCCAAGGCGCATGTCCCGCGATTCGGCGGCATTCCGCTGTTCACGCTTCCGGGAAAGAAGAAGCCCCCGACTACGCCGCAGAAAGATGAGCTCATCGCCCTGTCGAGCCGCGGACCTGTCGGCATGGCGGGCCAGCCGACCCCGTCGCTTCCCGTCGCTTCCGAACCTGCCGCATCGGCTGCGCGGCCGAAGTACGAGCCGCCCGTCGACGAGATCGCACGCCGCAAAACAAGGCGGCGCGTCCGCAACGGCCTTGCCATTGCCGCAGCGGTCGTGATTGTGGGGGCGCTCGCAGCAACGGGCGCATCGTTTCTTTATAAAGAGTACACCGCCCATACCGAGAGGGTGTCGAACCTCGATCGTGCGCTTGCGGATTTGACGAGCGCAAGCGAGATCACCGTGGAGATGGATGCGATCATCACGGCGGAAGTTGACGATCAGACAGCCGAGAAGACAGCCGCGGTTAAGGATCGTCTCGGCGAGGCGATCGCGCTGCTTGATTCCGCCGAAGCGTCACTGGTTGCTGCCGAGTCGGATTCCAATCCCCCTCAGGAGAAGGAGGCCGTCATCCGTGCGCGCGCGGCGATCGAGGCGCGGCGTGTCATGATCGAGCAGGGACCCACGCTCATGGATGCCGCGCTTGCGGCAACGCAGGCAGCGGGTACCGTCGAAGCGGCATGGGCGCAGGTAATCGGCGCCGATAAGGTTGCCCGCGAAGCGGCGGATCTCATCGCTGACACCACGATGGAAAACGTGCAGGCGTCGCGAGACAAGAGTGTCGAGGCAAACGAGCTGTTCGCTGGGGCGTTGTCCCAGCTTTGGACGGCGGCAGACCAGTACCCGAGTACCGATCTGTCGGACCAGATAGCCTACGTCGAGAAGAGGATTGCCGCCATGGAACACGCGATCGCTTCGGACGACGCTATCCTCGCGTACAACAAAGAGGAGGCGGCAACGCAAAACGATGCGTACAACGCCGTCGATGCCGAAGCGGCCGAGCTGGCAAAGACGCTGCCCGACAATCCTTCGGAATCGGTGCGCAGTGCGTATCTGCGCGAAACCGAGCAAGCAAGCAAGGTATACGGAGAAGCACGTTTGAAGGCAGAAACCGCAGATTCGTTTATTAATGATTATTTGGGGTCAAACGGCAAATAG
- a CDS encoding helicase C-terminal domain-containing protein, whose protein sequence is MENYTAQQTDTLQNYIVEGTPEDIRARYAGLADAAGTTDFGVLDEDVVVLDTETTGFSVNHDELMQIAAARMRHGKIVEWFVTFVNPGKPIPEDVARLTDIHDEDVADAPTPAQALADLVEFVGTSDIVAHNAEFDRNFTTKNMYGTPLADNVWIDSLDLARIALPRLKSHRLIDLVRAFGAPISTHRADADVEALCAVYRILLAAVDAMPIALVGEIAGMATVEEWPTVKVFAHFAQQSEPVPFSLRSMRSSRVNAIERKAKTDADALAADPARELAFPSAETVEQAFSADGIVGSLYPDFETRVEQVMMAEAVRAAFASSTNLAVEAGTGVGKSMAYLVPAALTAKENNIAIGVATKTNALLDQLMYKELPLLDKALRARAAQACTLEGGDGEEGATAAPPQGIDFAALKGFSHYPCLRNINRIVVAGPKTRNVAGRDVPQAPSLAGLLSFIEQSEYDDIDGLKIDYRTMPRYTITTTSTDCLRRKCPFFGTMCFVHGARRRAESADIVVTNHSLLFCDLVADGGLLPPIRYWVVDEAHGAESEARKAFSVNLAADEIMRTAARVAADDVSRNVFIRTERRLGESPDGSTLLFGLTAKARGAGKKFEQAATEFTAHMKDLLYFDPSKRSKGYEFVELWINDQIRASDTFATLCSYARIFTDKAEKLVKACQDLVAYLEDLDEAAELQREIASTAISLKEMMNAAETILFTAPPTYAYAATLSKKSERVAENLQALLIDVGDKMNETLYANTHSVVFASATMTVDGTFKAFEQALGCNRTEFSNTAVSELPSSYNFDDQMTVYVVEDMPEPSAPGYLDALQNLLIGVHRAQQGSMLTLFTNRKEMEKCFDAVQPVLKSDDLRLVCQKWGVSVKGLRDDFLVDEHLSLFALKSFWEGFDAPGATLKGVVIPKLPFSKPTDPLSCERSDRDPHAWSHYVLPAAVLETKQAAGRLIRKSTDSGSLILADKRLITKGYGRAFLNSLPSKSIKVCSAAEVIRCIGEEAACAANEQARGAEDPSAHGDGACGAHETPRNLHQGADSVT, encoded by the coding sequence ATGGAAAACTATACTGCTCAGCAGACAGATACTCTGCAAAATTACATCGTAGAGGGAACTCCCGAGGATATCCGCGCGCGCTATGCGGGACTCGCCGATGCGGCTGGTACGACCGATTTCGGCGTACTCGACGAAGATGTGGTCGTGCTCGATACGGAAACGACGGGGTTTTCAGTCAACCACGACGAACTCATGCAGATCGCAGCTGCCCGTATGAGGCACGGGAAAATCGTCGAATGGTTCGTCACCTTCGTCAATCCGGGAAAGCCCATTCCCGAAGACGTTGCACGTCTGACCGACATTCACGATGAGGATGTTGCCGACGCTCCAACGCCCGCCCAGGCGCTCGCTGATCTTGTCGAATTCGTGGGTACATCCGACATTGTGGCCCACAACGCCGAATTCGACCGTAATTTCACGACGAAGAACATGTACGGAACCCCGCTCGCCGATAACGTTTGGATCGATTCGCTCGATCTCGCCCGCATCGCGTTGCCGCGTCTTAAATCCCATCGCCTCATCGATCTGGTGCGGGCGTTCGGCGCGCCGATCTCGACCCATCGAGCCGATGCCGATGTGGAGGCGCTCTGCGCGGTGTACCGCATTCTCCTTGCAGCCGTCGACGCTATGCCGATTGCGCTTGTGGGCGAGATCGCCGGCATGGCGACGGTGGAGGAATGGCCAACCGTGAAAGTGTTCGCGCATTTCGCCCAGCAAAGCGAACCTGTGCCCTTCTCATTGCGTTCGATGCGCTCAAGCAGGGTAAACGCGATCGAGCGTAAAGCGAAGACCGATGCGGACGCCCTAGCTGCCGATCCGGCTCGGGAGCTCGCGTTCCCTTCCGCTGAAACCGTCGAGCAGGCGTTTTCTGCAGACGGCATCGTAGGTTCGCTCTATCCTGATTTCGAAACGCGGGTAGAGCAGGTCATGATGGCCGAAGCGGTGCGCGCTGCCTTCGCATCCTCGACGAATCTCGCCGTCGAAGCGGGTACGGGAGTGGGTAAATCGATGGCGTATCTCGTACCTGCCGCTTTGACCGCGAAGGAGAACAACATCGCGATCGGTGTGGCAACGAAGACGAACGCGCTGCTCGATCAGCTCATGTACAAGGAGCTTCCGCTGCTCGACAAAGCGCTGCGCGCCCGTGCAGCTCAAGCGTGCACGCTTGAGGGAGGAGACGGGGAAGAGGGAGCGACCGCTGCACCGCCGCAGGGCATCGATTTCGCTGCTCTCAAAGGGTTTTCGCACTATCCCTGCTTGCGCAACATCAACCGCATCGTCGTCGCTGGTCCCAAAACCCGCAACGTCGCCGGCCGCGACGTGCCGCAGGCGCCTTCGCTCGCGGGGCTGCTCTCGTTCATCGAACAGAGCGAATACGACGACATCGACGGGCTCAAAATAGACTACCGCACGATGCCGCGCTACACCATCACCACCACAAGCACCGACTGTCTGCGCAGGAAATGCCCGTTTTTCGGTACGATGTGCTTTGTACACGGCGCACGCCGCCGTGCGGAATCGGCCGATATCGTCGTGACGAATCACAGCCTTCTGTTCTGCGACCTTGTGGCCGACGGGGGGCTTTTGCCTCCGATCCGCTACTGGGTCGTCGACGAGGCTCACGGTGCCGAGTCCGAAGCGCGCAAAGCGTTCTCCGTTAACCTCGCCGCCGACGAGATCATGCGCACTGCCGCTCGCGTTGCCGCAGACGACGTTTCGCGCAACGTGTTCATCCGCACTGAACGCCGCCTCGGCGAATCGCCCGATGGCTCGACGCTTCTGTTCGGCCTCACGGCGAAAGCCCGCGGGGCCGGCAAGAAGTTCGAGCAGGCGGCAACCGAATTCACCGCGCATATGAAGGATCTGCTGTACTTCGATCCGAGCAAAAGAAGCAAGGGCTACGAATTCGTGGAGCTGTGGATCAACGATCAGATTCGCGCAAGCGACACCTTCGCCACTCTCTGTTCATACGCACGGATATTCACCGACAAGGCGGAAAAGCTCGTCAAGGCGTGCCAGGACCTCGTCGCATACTTGGAGGACCTCGACGAGGCGGCCGAGCTGCAGCGCGAGATCGCGTCCACGGCGATAAGCCTGAAAGAAATGATGAACGCCGCGGAAACGATCCTCTTCACGGCTCCGCCCACCTACGCCTATGCCGCCACGCTTTCGAAGAAGAGCGAGCGGGTGGCCGAAAACCTCCAAGCGCTTCTCATCGACGTCGGCGACAAGATGAACGAAACGCTGTACGCGAACACCCACTCGGTCGTGTTCGCCTCCGCGACGATGACGGTCGACGGCACGTTCAAGGCGTTCGAACAGGCCCTCGGTTGCAACCGTACGGAATTCTCGAACACAGCGGTGAGCGAGCTGCCTTCGAGCTACAACTTTGACGACCAGATGACGGTGTACGTGGTCGAAGATATGCCCGAACCGAGCGCACCCGGGTATCTCGACGCGCTGCAAAACCTGCTCATCGGCGTGCACCGCGCGCAACAAGGTTCGATGCTCACGTTGTTCACGAACCGCAAAGAGATGGAAAAGTGCTTCGATGCCGTGCAGCCTGTGCTCAAATCGGACGATCTGAGACTCGTCTGTCAGAAATGGGGCGTGTCGGTGAAGGGGCTGCGCGATGATTTCCTCGTCGACGAGCATCTTTCGCTGTTCGCGCTCAAGAGCTTCTGGGAAGGGTTCGACGCCCCCGGCGCGACGCTCAAAGGGGTGGTCATTCCGAAACTGCCGTTCTCGAAGCCGACTGACCCGCTTTCCTGCGAGCGTTCCGATCGCGATCCGCATGCGTGGAGCCACTACGTGCTGCCGGCGGCAGTGCTTGAAACCAAGCAGGCCGCAGGAAGGCTCATTCGCAAGTCGACCGATTCAGGGTCGCTCATCTTAGCTGACAAGCGGCTGATAACCAAAGGCTACGGCCGCGCGTTCCTCAACTCGTTGCCGAGCAAGTCGATCAAGGTATGTTCGGCCGCCGAGGTTATCCGCTGCATTGGGGAAGAGGCTGCGTGCGCTGCAAACGAACAGGCACGGGGTGCGGAAGATCCATCAGCTCACGGCGACGGGGCTTGCGGGGCGCACGAGACGCCGCGAAACCTGCACCAAGGCGCGGATTCTGTGACCTAA
- a CDS encoding D-alanine--D-alanine ligase, with the protein MTKTFTPHTCKVALIAGGKSGEREISLASGEGAKEALEQAGFPVTSIDPAKREDLVALIEGDFDVAFLCLHGKYGEDGTMQGMLEIIGLPYIGSDVWSSALAMDKSKSKVFYEQAGLRTPRSVTLYAADRVENEMPHKAITAAVGERAVVKPATEGSALGVFIVTGEAEIAAAIEKAFEIDSEVLVETYIEGDEFTVAVIGNDEPEALPVIKIVPTNEFYDFESKYAPGGSQHLCPAPLSDEQTAEVQRMAVDAHKALGCRGVSRSDFILDSEGAFWLLETNTIPGMTGTSLLPDAGRAAGMSFPELCTKLIKLALER; encoded by the coding sequence ATGACGAAAACCTTCACACCTCACACGTGCAAGGTCGCGTTGATCGCGGGCGGCAAAAGCGGGGAACGTGAGATATCGCTCGCATCGGGCGAGGGTGCCAAAGAAGCGCTTGAACAGGCGGGATTCCCCGTTACGAGCATCGATCCCGCAAAGAGGGAAGACCTCGTCGCGCTGATTGAAGGCGATTTCGACGTGGCATTTCTCTGCTTACACGGGAAATACGGCGAAGACGGCACTATGCAGGGCATGCTCGAGATCATCGGGTTGCCCTACATCGGTTCGGATGTGTGGTCGAGTGCCCTTGCCATGGATAAATCGAAGTCGAAGGTGTTCTACGAGCAGGCGGGTTTGAGGACGCCCCGTTCCGTCACGCTGTATGCCGCAGATCGTGTAGAAAACGAAATGCCGCATAAAGCAATCACGGCGGCGGTGGGGGAGCGTGCGGTCGTTAAACCCGCGACGGAGGGAAGCGCGCTCGGCGTGTTCATCGTGACGGGTGAAGCGGAAATCGCGGCGGCTATCGAGAAGGCGTTCGAGATCGACAGCGAAGTGCTCGTCGAAACCTATATCGAGGGCGACGAATTCACCGTTGCGGTGATCGGGAACGACGAGCCCGAAGCGCTGCCGGTTATCAAGATCGTTCCGACAAACGAATTCTACGATTTCGAATCGAAATACGCGCCGGGAGGATCGCAACATCTGTGCCCTGCGCCGCTTTCGGACGAGCAAACGGCTGAAGTGCAGCGCATGGCCGTTGACGCGCATAAGGCGCTCGGCTGCAGAGGCGTATCGCGCAGCGATTTTATTCTGGATAGCGAAGGAGCGTTCTGGCTGCTCGAAACGAATACGATACCAGGGATGACGGGAACATCGCTTCTTCCCGATGCGGGGCGAGCGGCGGGGATGAGTTTCCCCGAACTCTGCACGAAGCTCATCAAACTCGCGCTCGAGCGGTAA
- a CDS encoding ParB/RepB/Spo0J family partition protein, translating into MEEAIPAEPSASKQRTMVDAGEELGEKRTQPKEQQPVRIPVEKDPVPVKTTEQTKTARSESSSEEKRVQPYGEEEDHVTIKGVVAREVKEKRVDEVDLLAIEPNPDQPRTNFKQDEIEELAASIEKDGLLQPILVRTISEGKYQIIAGERRWQACRFLKLKKVPIRIKEADDDKALELALVENIQRSDLNPIEEAYGYRRLMERQGMTQSDVAQAVSKGRSTIANSLRLLELPEDAQQLLFEEKISAGHARAILSIPTKEGREKLTEKLVQEKLSVREAETLARLFSGKQDKGEAPVRVPTPKVFKSVARALRESLNTNVRVKTVQGKNKIEIEFKDEEELERLFATMTSFKEENE; encoded by the coding sequence ATGGAAGAGGCGATACCTGCGGAACCGTCTGCATCGAAACAGCGGACGATGGTAGATGCAGGAGAAGAGTTGGGAGAAAAACGTACTCAGCCGAAGGAACAGCAGCCTGTTCGGATTCCTGTTGAGAAGGATCCAGTTCCCGTTAAGACCACAGAACAGACGAAAACGGCGAGGTCGGAATCAAGTTCGGAAGAAAAACGTGTTCAACCGTATGGGGAAGAGGAAGACCACGTAACCATAAAGGGAGTTGTGGCGCGGGAAGTTAAAGAAAAACGGGTTGACGAAGTCGATCTGCTTGCGATCGAGCCAAATCCCGATCAACCTCGCACGAACTTCAAACAAGATGAGATTGAGGAACTGGCGGCTTCTATCGAAAAGGACGGATTGCTGCAACCCATCCTCGTCCGTACGATCAGCGAGGGCAAGTATCAGATCATCGCCGGCGAGCGGAGGTGGCAGGCATGCAGGTTCCTCAAGCTGAAGAAAGTTCCGATCAGGATCAAAGAGGCCGACGACGATAAAGCTCTCGAGCTCGCGTTGGTCGAGAACATCCAGCGGTCCGATCTCAATCCGATCGAAGAGGCGTACGGATACCGCAGGCTCATGGAGCGCCAGGGGATGACGCAATCCGATGTTGCCCAAGCGGTATCGAAGGGACGCTCGACGATAGCAAATTCGCTCCGCCTTCTCGAGCTTCCTGAAGATGCCCAGCAGCTTCTGTTCGAAGAGAAAATTTCTGCGGGCCATGCGCGCGCCATCCTGTCCATCCCGACTAAGGAAGGCCGCGAGAAACTCACCGAGAAACTGGTGCAAGAAAAGCTTTCGGTGCGCGAGGCGGAAACCCTTGCCCGCTTGTTCTCAGGCAAGCAGGATAAAGGTGAAGCTCCGGTACGAGTTCCGACGCCGAAAGTGTTCAAATCGGTTGCCCGTGCACTGCGCGAATCGTTGAACACGAACGTGCGCGTGAAAACGGTGCAGGGTAAGAACAAGATTGAGATTGAATTCAAAGATGAAGAAGAATTAGAACGTTTGTTCGCTACAATGACGTCATTCAAAGAAGAGAACGAATAG
- the rlmN gene encoding 23S rRNA (adenine(2503)-C(2))-methyltransferase RlmN translates to MERDIKSLDLDELAELVQSLGQPAFRTKQLFQWLYGHHVRSWDEMTNLPASLRSELASSYPLRTGSVVNRQVSKDETRKYVIEFHDGACVETVAMPTFSSDAPDRLSICFSTQAGCAMGCSFCATGKEGFTRNLTIGEMIDQIVIAQQDLGMRASSLVAMGQGEPFLNYDNTIAALHIANSPQSLNIGARHITISTCGILKGIQSLSHEPEQFTLAVSLHSAEQQVRDRLMPSMASVPLERLKEALNAYREKTNRRVTFEYIMIHDVNDTKQALEHLVSFCSGMLCHVNLLPINEIVGSPYHPSSSRTMKHWVETLSRNGIETTVRHSRGSDIAGACGQLKNSL, encoded by the coding sequence ATGGAACGCGACATCAAATCACTCGATCTAGACGAGCTCGCCGAACTCGTGCAATCGCTTGGACAGCCTGCATTTCGCACGAAGCAGCTGTTCCAGTGGCTGTACGGCCATCATGTGCGATCGTGGGACGAGATGACGAACCTTCCTGCCTCGTTGCGGTCCGAACTCGCCTCATCATATCCCCTGCGCACCGGCTCTGTAGTAAACCGCCAGGTGTCGAAAGACGAAACGCGCAAATACGTTATCGAATTCCACGACGGAGCGTGCGTCGAGACAGTTGCAATGCCGACGTTTTCGTCGGATGCCCCCGATAGGCTCTCGATATGCTTCTCTACCCAAGCGGGATGCGCGATGGGGTGCTCGTTCTGCGCGACGGGAAAAGAGGGGTTCACCCGCAATCTTACCATCGGCGAGATGATCGATCAGATCGTCATCGCGCAGCAGGACCTGGGTATGCGCGCGAGCAGCCTTGTCGCGATGGGCCAAGGAGAACCCTTCCTCAACTACGACAACACGATCGCCGCATTGCATATCGCGAACTCCCCCCAATCACTCAATATCGGTGCCCGTCATATCACGATTTCAACGTGCGGCATCTTGAAGGGCATTCAGAGCCTCTCTCACGAGCCGGAGCAGTTCACCTTGGCAGTTTCTCTCCATTCCGCAGAACAGCAGGTGAGAGACCGTCTCATGCCCTCGATGGCCTCTGTGCCGCTCGAGCGACTCAAGGAGGCGCTCAACGCGTATCGAGAGAAGACCAACCGGCGTGTCACGTTCGAATACATCATGATCCACGACGTCAACGATACAAAACAAGCGCTCGAGCATCTCGTTTCGTTTTGCAGCGGTATGCTCTGCCATGTAAACCTGCTGCCCATCAACGAGATCGTCGGAAGCCCTTATCATCCAAGTTCGAGCCGTACCATGAAACATTGGGTGGAAACGCTTTCCCGTAACGGAATCGAGACTACCGTCCGTCATTCCCGCGGTTCCGACATCGCAGGAGCATGCGGACAACTGAAGAATTCCCTTTGA